From a single bacterium genomic region:
- a CDS encoding sodium-translocating pyrophosphatase — protein sequence MMLNRIALLAAMVIGIVPQAFGSEADIVVPDLSQQSFFGMTGHNLLLIGIAVCFLGMLFGWFAFARLKGLPVHKSMAEISELIYETCKTYLLTQGRFILILWAFIAVIMVVYFGWLRPVGAANLIIIILFSLVGIAGSYVVAWFGIRINTFANSRTAFASLTGKAFPTYAIPLRAGISVGTLLISIELIIMLAILLFVPGNLAGYCFIGFAIGESLGAAALRIAGGIFTKIADIGSDLMKIVFNIKEDDARNPGVIADCTGDNAGDSVGPTADGFETYGVTGVALITFILLAVLNPAWQVQLLVWIFVMRVMMIVTSIGSYWLNDVIAKARFANLARFNFETPLTTLVWITSIISIIMTYVISYLMLPTLGDGSLWWKLASIISCGTLAGAVIPELVKIFTSTGSRHVKEVVTASKEGGPSLNILSGLVAGNFSAYWMGLTIVALMAVAWGFSTMGVGDIMAAAPVFAFGLVAFGFLGMGPVTIAVDSYGPVTDNAQSVYELSTIETLPGIKDEIKRDFGFTPNFETAKLCLEENDGAGNTFKATAKPVLIGTAVVGATTLIFSILLLLSQRLGGEVHGERTLQGITDMLNAAGSYFSLLHAPFLLGLIAGGAVIYWFTGASIQAVSTGAYRAVEYIKANIRLDSSSQKASVTDSKKVVEICTQYAQKGMFNIFITVFFTTLAFACADEYFFVGYLISIAAFGLYQAIFMANAGGAWDNAKKIVETELREKGTPLHAATVVGDTVGDPFKDTSSVAMNPVIKFTTLFGVLAVELAIELTRGTRLLLATVFFLVSVVFVYRSFYSMRIKND from the coding sequence ATGATGTTAAATCGAATTGCACTGCTGGCAGCAATGGTAATTGGCATTGTACCACAGGCGTTTGGTAGTGAGGCGGACATTGTAGTGCCAGATCTCAGTCAGCAGAGCTTCTTCGGCATGACTGGCCACAATCTATTACTGATCGGTATTGCTGTCTGTTTCCTTGGGATGTTGTTTGGCTGGTTCGCATTCGCGCGCCTCAAAGGACTTCCGGTTCATAAGTCAATGGCCGAAATCTCTGAACTCATTTACGAAACCTGTAAGACCTACCTTCTGACTCAAGGCCGGTTTATCCTCATATTGTGGGCGTTCATCGCTGTCATTATGGTGGTGTACTTCGGCTGGCTTAGGCCGGTTGGTGCGGCGAATTTGATAATCATCATTCTGTTCAGCCTTGTCGGTATCGCCGGCAGCTATGTTGTGGCTTGGTTCGGCATTCGAATCAATACATTCGCGAATTCAAGAACGGCATTTGCCTCACTGACAGGTAAGGCATTCCCGACATACGCGATTCCGCTCCGCGCCGGCATCAGCGTCGGCACGCTGCTCATTTCGATTGAACTCATAATCATGTTGGCGATTTTGCTCTTTGTCCCCGGTAACTTGGCAGGATACTGCTTTATCGGCTTCGCAATTGGCGAGTCTTTGGGCGCTGCGGCACTTCGTATCGCCGGCGGTATCTTCACTAAGATTGCCGATATCGGCTCCGACCTGATGAAGATCGTGTTCAACATCAAGGAAGACGACGCGCGTAACCCGGGTGTAATCGCCGACTGTACCGGTGACAACGCCGGCGACTCCGTCGGTCCTACTGCTGACGGCTTCGAGACCTATGGTGTCACCGGAGTGGCGTTGATAACCTTCATTCTTCTCGCGGTCCTCAATCCAGCTTGGCAAGTTCAATTGCTTGTCTGGATATTTGTGATGCGAGTAATGATGATCGTTACCAGTATTGGATCATACTGGCTCAATGACGTTATCGCGAAAGCACGATTTGCCAACCTGGCTCGTTTCAATTTCGAGACCCCGTTGACAACTCTCGTTTGGATTACTTCGATCATTTCAATCATAATGACCTACGTCATTTCATACCTGATGCTGCCCACTCTCGGAGATGGCAGCTTGTGGTGGAAACTGGCATCGATCATCTCTTGCGGAACATTAGCAGGCGCAGTGATTCCAGAGTTGGTCAAGATATTCACCTCCACTGGATCGCGTCACGTTAAAGAGGTCGTCACTGCTTCCAAAGAAGGCGGCCCGTCTCTTAACATTCTTTCCGGTTTGGTCGCTGGCAATTTCAGCGCCTACTGGATGGGCTTGACGATCGTTGCCCTAATGGCGGTCGCGTGGGGATTCAGCACCATGGGCGTTGGCGACATTATGGCGGCAGCGCCGGTGTTTGCCTTCGGTTTGGTTGCATTTGGGTTCCTCGGCATGGGTCCGGTAACAATCGCTGTCGATTCCTATGGTCCGGTGACAGACAATGCTCAATCAGTTTATGAGTTATCTACGATCGAGACTCTGCCCGGAATCAAGGATGAGATTAAGAGAGACTTTGGTTTTACGCCGAACTTCGAAACGGCAAAACTTTGTCTTGAAGAGAACGACGGCGCCGGAAATACGTTCAAGGCCACGGCAAAACCGGTCTTGATCGGCACTGCAGTCGTTGGCGCGACGACCTTGATATTCTCGATTCTGTTGTTGCTTTCGCAACGTCTTGGCGGCGAAGTCCACGGCGAGCGCACTCTGCAAGGTATCACTGATATGTTGAACGCAGCAGGGTCGTACTTCTCGCTTCTTCACGCGCCGTTCTTGCTTGGTCTGATCGCTGGTGGAGCCGTTATCTATTGGTTCACTGGCGCATCGATTCAGGCGGTATCGACGGGTGCCTATCGCGCGGTGGAGTACATTAAGGCGAACATTCGCTTGGATTCCAGTTCTCAGAAAGCATCAGTCACCGACAGTAAGAAAGTAGTTGAGATTTGTACTCAATATGCTCAGAAAGGCATGTTCAATATCTTCATTACGGTATTCTTCACGACGCTCGCATTTGCCTGCGCGGATGAATACTTCTTCGTCGGTTACTTGATCTCAATCGCGGCGTTTGGACTCTATCAGGCGATCTTCATGGCTAACGCCGGTGGCGCCTGGGACAACGCCAAGAAGATTGTTGAAACTGAGCTTCGTGAAAAAGGAACTCCGCTTCATGCCGCGACGGTTGTCGGTGACACAGTTGGAGATCCGTTCAAGGATACTTCGTCGGTGGCAATGAACCCAGTAATCAAGTTCACGACGCTCTTCGGCGTTCTCGCTGTGGAGTTGGCTATTGAATTGACCCGGGGAACGCGATTGCTTCTTGCAACCGTTTTCTTCCTGGTTTCAGTCGTTTTCGTCTACCGTTCGTTCTATTCAATGCGAATCAAGAATGACTAA
- a CDS encoding 3-oxoacyl-ACP reductase FabG, which yields MVRLSDKEHRFVLGLEDQVVIVTGASRGIGRSAAILFARCGCNVVVNYLSSELAANETVKLACAAGTRCLAFRADVSRKSEAEAMIDFTKKEFGRVDILVNNAGIWKEAAIDTMTESQLNEMLDINVNGVFFPTSAVVPGMKAQKSGNIINIASTAGQRGEALHSHYAASKGAIISLTKSLAPELAPYNIRVNCVAPGWVDTDMSHDELIAPDAQRHLKLIPLGRPGTPDEIAGPIVFLASNLSTFIAGEILNVNGGAVLCG from the coding sequence ATGGTACGGCTTTCGGATAAGGAGCATAGATTTGTGTTAGGATTAGAAGATCAAGTCGTCATCGTTACCGGCGCGTCGCGCGGAATAGGCAGATCGGCTGCAATACTGTTCGCGCGGTGTGGATGCAATGTCGTTGTCAACTACCTCAGCAGTGAATTGGCTGCTAACGAAACCGTGAAGTTGGCCTGTGCGGCCGGAACCAGATGTCTCGCCTTTCGCGCAGATGTCTCGCGGAAATCTGAAGCTGAAGCAATGATCGACTTCACGAAAAAGGAATTTGGACGAGTCGATATTCTTGTCAATAATGCAGGAATCTGGAAAGAAGCTGCGATTGATACTATGACCGAATCTCAGCTCAATGAGATGCTCGACATTAATGTCAACGGCGTGTTTTTCCCCACATCAGCCGTTGTTCCAGGCATGAAGGCGCAGAAATCCGGAAACATCATAAACATTGCATCAACTGCCGGTCAACGGGGCGAGGCGCTTCATTCTCACTATGCCGCATCCAAAGGAGCGATTATCAGCCTGACCAAGTCGCTGGCACCGGAACTGGCTCCTTACAATATTCGAGTAAATTGTGTTGCACCCGGTTGGGTGGATACGGACATGAGCCATGACGAGCTGATAGCCCCGGATGCACAGCGCCACCTTAAGTTGATTCCGCTTGGCAGACCGGGCACCCCCGATGAAATTGCCGGCCCAATTGTCTTTCTCGCATCAAATTTGTCCACATTCATTGCTGGCGAGATTCTGAATGTCAACGGCGGCGCAGTTTTGTGTGGCTAA
- a CDS encoding ferritin, with protein sequence MMISEAMSAKLNQQVKEEFFSYWTYLAMSYKLHEMGFRGYAKWFEMQAGEEMSHATKIAGYLVEVGAAVKLGTLETPKADYGSVKEIVQTALDHEKKITRLINECVDLAAKENDHATGNFLAWFVDEQVEEVATAQQLLNLVSLATEKIQLLMIEGRIFELRGKG encoded by the coding sequence ATGATGATTTCTGAAGCCATGTCGGCTAAGCTGAACCAACAAGTCAAAGAGGAGTTCTTCTCCTATTGGACCTATCTAGCTATGTCGTACAAACTCCATGAAATGGGTTTTCGCGGTTATGCAAAGTGGTTCGAGATGCAGGCCGGCGAAGAGATGTCCCATGCGACCAAAATAGCCGGCTACTTGGTCGAAGTCGGCGCTGCTGTCAAATTGGGAACGCTCGAGACCCCCAAAGCGGACTATGGGTCTGTCAAAGAGATCGTACAGACCGCGTTGGATCACGAGAAGAAGATTACACGACTGATCAACGAATGTGTCGATCTCGCTGCGAAGGAAAACGACCATGCGACCGGCAATTTCCTTGCTTGGTTCGTTGACGAGCAAGTTGAGGAAGTCGCCACAGCACAGCAATTGCTCAATCTCGTCAGCCTTGCGACCGAGAAGATTCAGTTGTTGATGATTGAAGGCAGAATCTTCGAACTTCGCGGCAAAGGCTAA
- a CDS encoding tetratricopeptide repeat protein — protein sequence MNQNDLTVQRAESLLRTGQFVDAAALFERILTQSPNNFEAIRGMAEACYALGDKSSSRHYLNLALQLSPEDPRSLNNSGVLLFHDKQYEMATEHLALAASIDPDFAEAHFNLCTTLGRLTLKDQESFIRPEQLMQSLRWISEHAADQSRQELVLLNESLRTSLLDQYRNSYEKAGLRVLLHSPSSSMGALYYIFESWYQCLNFMGIETKLAIAGYPIDELVESFNPNVLLSVDVPQVAGTINRRFLYGHLNRHPLLIGLCSEFQAPQQNADFYVTFHLDPRRDKQLGRLALPILSLPFAFNPLLHRMLPAHPVFDYAFVGTNSPIKLQQTQEYLLPIVTTFSGILAGTGWPGRFSNLNQADASFLYNFAKVCPNYHLQAQKATYNEVNERTHVLQACGAFQLCDLPMAAPDVYNEDELVTAKSPAEFATLFRYYLDEPEQRNEIVRRGMVRAWGAYSQFHVLKRFVEFAAERI from the coding sequence TTGAATCAAAACGACTTGACGGTTCAACGGGCCGAATCGCTGCTAAGAACGGGACAGTTTGTCGATGCTGCAGCACTATTTGAGAGGATTCTCACCCAGTCTCCGAACAATTTCGAGGCAATTCGCGGGATGGCGGAGGCATGCTATGCACTTGGCGACAAAAGTAGCTCGCGTCACTATTTAAATCTCGCACTTCAACTGAGCCCCGAAGATCCAAGATCGCTAAACAATTCAGGAGTACTCCTCTTTCACGACAAGCAGTACGAGATGGCAACGGAACATCTTGCTCTTGCCGCGTCGATTGATCCCGATTTTGCTGAGGCTCATTTCAATCTTTGCACTACGCTCGGCCGCTTGACGCTAAAGGATCAAGAGTCGTTCATTCGACCAGAACAGCTAATGCAGTCGCTCCGTTGGATTTCTGAACACGCTGCTGATCAAAGTCGCCAAGAGCTGGTATTACTCAATGAGAGTCTCAGAACGTCCTTGCTCGATCAATACAGAAATTCCTATGAGAAAGCAGGCTTGAGAGTTCTGTTGCACTCGCCTTCATCAAGCATGGGAGCACTCTACTACATTTTCGAGAGCTGGTACCAATGCCTCAATTTTATGGGCATAGAAACCAAATTGGCAATCGCTGGGTATCCGATAGATGAACTTGTCGAAAGCTTCAACCCCAACGTCCTGTTATCGGTAGATGTCCCTCAGGTCGCGGGAACAATCAACCGGCGATTCCTGTACGGACATTTGAACCGCCATCCGTTACTGATTGGGCTTTGCTCCGAGTTTCAGGCTCCGCAACAAAACGCAGACTTTTACGTGACTTTTCATCTTGATCCGCGTCGCGATAAGCAACTGGGTCGGTTAGCATTGCCCATCTTATCGTTGCCCTTTGCCTTCAATCCACTCCTGCATCGTATGTTACCCGCGCACCCAGTTTTTGATTACGCTTTTGTGGGGACAAATAGTCCAATAAAATTACAGCAGACTCAGGAGTATCTGCTCCCAATTGTGACAACGTTCTCGGGTATCCTCGCAGGCACAGGTTGGCCCGGTAGATTTTCCAATCTGAATCAAGCAGACGCTTCTTTCCTGTACAATTTTGCCAAGGTATGTCCGAATTACCATCTGCAAGCACAAAAAGCGACATACAATGAAGTTAATGAGCGTACTCACGTCTTGCAGGCATGCGGCGCTTTTCAGCTTTGCGACTTGCCGATGGCAGCTCCTGATGTGTATAACGAGGATGAACTGGTGACCGCGAAGTCTCCGGCAGAATTTGCGACCTTGTTCAGATATTACCTCGACGAACCTGAGCAACGAAACGAAATTGTAAGGCGTGGGATGGTCAGAGCCTGGGGGGCATACTCGCAATTCCACGTACTCAAGAGATTTGTCGAGTTTGCAGCAGAAAGAATTTGA
- a CDS encoding SPFH domain-containing protein: MSMLMEIIEWMDPAGEEIIHRIPQEGSADFKLGAQLIVRDSQLAVFFKDGHACDSFTVGRHTLTTLNIPILTRLLSLPWGFESPFRAEVYFINQKTFTNLKWGTRHPVTFRDSKLGLIRLRGHGAFTFRVSQPMLFLNSIVGRQSRFTTDDIQGYLRDVIIARMNDMLGEKLDSIIDLPRDYNELARDFKAIVASEFDKYGLELIDFYIASITPPEEVSKLIDQRSGMEAIGDLDKFLKFEMARGLASSGVAGATGNTIGMAAGVGVMMPTMLSRAFSPEQQELRSQPIATVTCPKCHTDTPEQSRYCYRCGHAMFTQNVCPGCQKELPSEAKFCLHCGVGLDVKAVCPHCQSDLIAGSKFCGSCGKSVGNG; encoded by the coding sequence ATGTCGATGTTAATGGAAATCATTGAGTGGATGGATCCTGCCGGCGAAGAGATTATTCATCGCATTCCTCAAGAAGGATCGGCAGATTTTAAGCTCGGTGCCCAATTGATTGTTCGCGATAGTCAGCTCGCAGTATTCTTCAAGGATGGACACGCGTGCGACTCGTTTACCGTTGGCCGTCACACGCTCACGACACTCAATATTCCGATCTTGACTCGATTGCTTTCGCTCCCGTGGGGATTTGAGTCACCGTTTCGAGCGGAAGTCTATTTCATCAATCAGAAAACATTCACGAATCTGAAGTGGGGAACTCGTCACCCGGTAACTTTCAGAGATAGTAAACTCGGCCTTATCCGGCTACGCGGCCACGGTGCGTTTACATTTCGGGTTTCGCAACCGATGTTGTTTCTTAACTCCATAGTTGGACGTCAGTCCCGATTCACCACTGACGATATTCAGGGCTATTTGCGCGACGTGATAATTGCCCGCATGAACGACATGCTGGGTGAGAAGTTGGACTCGATTATTGACCTGCCGCGCGACTACAATGAACTGGCTCGCGACTTCAAAGCTATCGTGGCAAGCGAATTCGACAAATACGGACTCGAGTTGATTGACTTCTACATTGCATCAATCACTCCTCCCGAGGAGGTGTCGAAGCTCATTGACCAGCGTTCTGGTATGGAAGCTATTGGGGACTTGGACAAATTCTTAAAATTCGAGATGGCACGAGGATTGGCAAGCTCAGGTGTTGCAGGCGCTACAGGCAACACAATCGGCATGGCTGCAGGTGTCGGTGTGATGATGCCGACGATGCTCTCCAGGGCATTTTCCCCGGAACAGCAGGAACTGCGCAGCCAACCTATAGCCACCGTAACTTGTCCCAAGTGCCACACGGACACTCCGGAACAATCGCGGTACTGCTATCGCTGTGGACACGCAATGTTTACTCAGAATGTCTGTCCCGGCTGTCAGAAGGAACTGCCGTCGGAAGCGAAGTTCTGCTTGCATTGTGGTGTAGGTCTGGATGTCAAAGCGGTTTGCCCGCACTGTCAATCTGACCTCATCGCCGGATCAAAATTCTGCGGCTCTTGCGGCAAGTCAGTAGGCAATGGTTAA
- a CDS encoding FprA family A-type flavoprotein — MSALQIAEGINWVGVKDPGLRIFDLYVKTTYGTTYNSYIVAGEKVALIDAVKDGFEEQFFNSITEIMPIEKIDYLIVNHNEPDHSGAINEVLRRNPRIQLVCSKPAVPFLRNIINDDARPIEGVKGGDRLDLGGLSLEFLSAPFMHWPDTMFCYCPEQQVLFSCDGFAAHICPEDSMFAKVGDPVLEHEAWYYYDCIMRPFAPFSRKASEGVISKAISVVAPSHGPINADQPKYFIQKYLEWTQLKFKSSKKIIAMFVASSYGNTKRMGDTIAASFPADQFEVHQFDAMDVSGERARDIMEAADGIIFGTPTFAGDVVKPIWDIAHLLPSVSSTGKKAAAFGSYGWGGQAPEILEGYLEQLKLKVLKPGARARLVPSTTELDECREFAGKFAEFVIG; from the coding sequence ATGTCAGCATTACAGATAGCGGAAGGAATAAACTGGGTTGGTGTCAAAGACCCGGGACTGCGCATATTCGACTTGTACGTAAAAACGACCTATGGCACTACTTATAACTCATACATTGTTGCAGGAGAGAAAGTCGCCCTCATTGATGCGGTAAAGGACGGCTTTGAAGAGCAATTCTTCAACTCGATTACGGAGATCATGCCGATCGAAAAGATCGATTACTTGATAGTCAACCACAATGAGCCAGACCATTCCGGCGCAATCAACGAGGTTCTCAGACGAAATCCTCGCATCCAGCTTGTCTGTTCCAAGCCGGCTGTTCCTTTCTTGAGGAACATCATAAATGATGACGCGCGGCCAATCGAGGGAGTCAAAGGTGGAGATAGGCTGGATTTGGGCGGCCTCTCGTTAGAGTTTCTGTCCGCGCCGTTTATGCATTGGCCCGACACTATGTTCTGTTATTGCCCCGAGCAACAGGTCTTGTTCTCCTGCGACGGCTTTGCTGCACACATTTGTCCCGAAGATTCCATGTTTGCAAAGGTCGGCGATCCAGTCCTTGAACACGAAGCGTGGTATTACTACGATTGCATTATGCGCCCGTTCGCCCCATTCTCGCGCAAGGCTTCCGAAGGCGTAATCAGTAAGGCAATCTCGGTAGTTGCGCCGTCCCATGGTCCTATCAATGCCGACCAACCCAAGTACTTCATCCAGAAGTATCTGGAATGGACACAACTCAAGTTCAAGTCGAGCAAGAAGATCATAGCGATGTTTGTGGCTTCTTCCTATGGCAACACGAAGCGCATGGGTGACACAATCGCGGCTTCATTTCCGGCTGACCAATTCGAAGTCCATCAGTTTGATGCAATGGATGTTTCCGGCGAGCGCGCCCGCGATATAATGGAGGCAGCGGATGGAATCATCTTTGGAACACCGACTTTTGCTGGCGATGTGGTTAAACCAATTTGGGACATAGCGCACTTGTTGCCGTCAGTTTCGAGTACTGGCAAGAAGGCCGCCGCTTTTGGCTCATACGGTTGGGGCGGTCAGGCGCCGGAGATACTCGAAGGGTATCTTGAACAACTCAAACTCAAGGTACTTAAGCCGGGTGCAAGAGCGCGGCTGGTGCCCTCAACGACAGAGCTTGATGAATGCCGCGAGTTTGCTGGGAAGTTTGCAGAATTCGTAATTGGATGA
- a CDS encoding DUF1272 domain-containing protein, translating into MLELRPTCENCNRSLPPDSLEARICSYECTFCASCADDVLGNVCPNCGGGFQPRPIRPSKNWKGDNFLGKDPASTVTKHRQVDIGAHSSFAAQIKMIAPENR; encoded by the coding sequence ATGTTGGAGCTAAGACCAACCTGCGAGAACTGCAACAGATCCTTGCCACCTGATTCGCTTGAAGCCCGCATTTGCAGTTATGAGTGCACGTTTTGTGCAAGCTGCGCAGATGATGTTTTGGGCAACGTCTGTCCGAATTGCGGAGGCGGATTTCAACCTCGCCCGATTAGACCTTCCAAAAACTGGAAGGGAGACAATTTCCTTGGCAAGGATCCTGCAAGCACAGTGACAAAGCACAGGCAAGTTGACATCGGGGCACACTCAAGTTTTGCAGCACAAATCAAGATGATTGCACCAGAAAACCGCTAG
- a CDS encoding SOS response-associated peptidase encodes MCGRFTLALEHERLLLQYGFIDVDFTFRPRYNIAPMQESPIVAIDEGKRVLQLMRWGLVPSWSKDETIGNRLINARGETVREKPSFRASFKRRRCLVPATGYYEWKELPESRPTKKIKAPMYFTVNNGEPFSFAGLWDSWERFDGKKLVTFTIITTEPSPLAAQVHNRMPVILARESEQLWLEGDDSAAAELIQPYQNDDLGVYEVSKFVNSPRNDSSECIEPVHY; translated from the coding sequence ATGTGTGGACGTTTTACATTGGCACTCGAGCACGAGCGGTTGCTTCTGCAGTACGGCTTCATAGACGTTGACTTTACTTTTCGACCGCGTTACAACATTGCTCCAATGCAGGAAAGCCCAATCGTCGCAATCGATGAAGGCAAGCGTGTCCTTCAGTTAATGCGCTGGGGGTTGGTACCTTCATGGTCAAAGGATGAAACGATCGGAAATCGACTCATTAACGCTCGCGGTGAAACAGTGAGGGAGAAGCCGAGTTTTCGCGCGTCGTTCAAACGCCGTAGGTGTTTGGTGCCGGCAACCGGGTACTACGAGTGGAAGGAGCTGCCCGAATCTCGTCCGACCAAGAAGATCAAGGCACCGATGTATTTCACAGTTAATAACGGCGAGCCGTTTTCATTTGCAGGGTTGTGGGATTCGTGGGAAAGATTTGATGGAAAAAAATTGGTGACGTTTACAATAATTACCACCGAGCCAAGTCCATTAGCTGCCCAGGTTCACAATCGTATGCCGGTTATACTTGCGCGAGAATCAGAACAACTATGGCTGGAAGGGGATGATTCAGCAGCGGCAGAACTAATTCAGCCATATCAGAATGACGATTTGGGAGTATATGAGGTGTCGAAGTTCGTCAATTCACCGCGCAACGATTCGAGTGAGTGCATTGAGCCTGTTCATTATTAG
- a CDS encoding PHP domain-containing protein, whose translation MDYVELHCKSNFSFLEGANHPEELANQAATLGYRSLALTDTNGIYGAVRFAEATKLSGIHPIFGSEVILENNKRLVLLAENRTGYSNLSLLLANSLQSYPKGEARVAINHIMRYSEGLIALSGTTLYESILSDDHVTTELTINQLCETFGNDNFFLELYHHQLPQHEKYCKGIISHADKHNVGLVATNDVYYRTPDDRRVQDVLTCIKNGVSLDKANGLLYPNNERYLKPGSLMISKFAGTPTAIANTSEIAERCQFALKDLSTVLPDFPVPNGETSSSYLRRLVYDGAIRRCGELSEVVRKQLDHELTIIDHLNLSGYFLIVWDICRFCRERGILCQGRGSAANSAVCYSLEITAVDPIKLELLFERFLSEERREPPDIDIDIASDRREEAIQYVYAKYGRDHAAMVCNVICYRRRSAVR comes from the coding sequence ATGGACTACGTTGAGCTGCATTGCAAATCAAACTTCTCCTTTCTTGAAGGAGCGAATCATCCGGAAGAGCTTGCAAATCAGGCAGCGACTCTCGGTTACCGGTCACTGGCACTAACCGATACTAACGGCATTTACGGAGCAGTCCGCTTTGCCGAAGCTACAAAGTTAAGCGGAATACATCCCATTTTCGGCAGTGAAGTGATTCTGGAAAACAACAAACGGCTGGTACTGCTCGCAGAGAACCGAACTGGTTACAGCAACCTCAGTCTTTTACTGGCTAATTCACTGCAAAGTTACCCAAAGGGCGAAGCACGTGTAGCAATTAATCATATCATGCGCTACTCAGAGGGCTTGATAGCATTGTCGGGAACGACGTTATATGAAAGTATTCTTTCGGATGACCATGTGACAACAGAGTTGACGATAAATCAACTATGCGAAACATTCGGCAACGATAACTTCTTCCTCGAACTTTACCATCATCAGTTACCACAGCATGAAAAGTACTGTAAGGGTATAATTTCACACGCTGACAAGCATAATGTCGGACTCGTAGCCACAAACGATGTGTACTACAGAACTCCCGATGACCGTCGAGTTCAGGATGTGCTTACTTGTATCAAAAACGGCGTGTCACTTGACAAGGCAAATGGTCTGCTTTACCCCAACAACGAACGATATCTGAAACCGGGGTCGCTAATGATTTCGAAATTTGCCGGCACACCCACCGCAATTGCAAACACTTCCGAGATCGCCGAACGCTGTCAGTTTGCACTTAAAGATCTTTCGACTGTTTTGCCTGATTTCCCGGTTCCAAATGGTGAGACTTCAAGTTCTTATCTACGCAGATTGGTATACGACGGCGCCATCCGCCGCTGCGGCGAACTGTCCGAAGTTGTTCGAAAACAGCTTGACCACGAACTCACGATTATTGACCACTTGAATCTGTCCGGCTATTTCCTCATTGTTTGGGATATCTGCCGATTTTGTCGCGAACGCGGAATTCTATGCCAGGGTCGTGGGTCAGCAGCCAATTCTGCCGTTTGCTATAGTCTTGAAATCACTGCAGTTGATCCGATAAAGCTCGAGTTGTTGTTTGAACGATTTCTCTCGGAAGAACGAAGAGAACCGCCAGATATTGATATTGATATCGCTTCCGATCGCCGTGAAGAAGCAATTCAATACGTGTATGCGAAGTACGGGCGTGATCATGCTGCAATGGTGTGCAACGTCATTTGCTATCGGCGACGTTCGGCAGTTCGCTAA